Genomic segment of Scardovia inopinata JCM 12537:
TTGTGCTTGTTTTTCCTTGATAACTCAGCGAAACATACGCATCAATTCCTGTGCTCAGACCCGACACCCCATCAAGGGCACGAATCTGGTTAATATGAATATCTCCCAGCGAATAATTCGTTTGAGAATCATCAGCCTTGCTGGCATAAGAAATTGTGTATGTACTATTGCCAAAGTCGCGGGTTGTCGCTTGATTAAGACTGTCCGTCAGAGTATTGCCAAATAGGAAGGTGCTGGTTATAAAGGCAGCGCCAATTAGAATGGCAATTCCTGCGGGGATAAGCATTTTGATGCTCTTCTTCATGAGCTGTATTGTTAAAGACCACATAGTTCTCTACTATCCTCAATTTCTCACAATAAAATCTCTACGACTTCTTACCGACTCAAACCAGCAGCAGCTGATGCTCTGGCTTTTTCCTGTTCGGCTACCAGAAGAGCACTCATCTGATCCGCTTGAGGATGGTCAATATCGGCAACAATCCGCCCATCAGCAACCATGATGGCTCTATCAGCATATGAGGCAGCAACAGGATCATGGGTTACCATAATAATGGTTTGTCCTAGCTCAGTGACTGATTTCTTGAGAAATCCCAAGACTTCGGCGCTGGAAGCAGAATCCAAATTTCCTGTTGGCTCATCTGCAAAAACAACCGAGGGTTTGGTAATCAGAGCCCGTGCAATGGCAACCCTCTGCTGCTGACCGCCAGAGAGCTCATGAGGTCTGTGATCCAGGCGATCCGTCAGTCCCAAAGTAGTAGTCAAGGTATTAAACCATTTTTTATCTGCTTTGGCCCCGGCCAGGGTTAGGGGCATAAGAATATTCCCCCGGGCATCAAACATGGGCAGGAGATTAAAACTCTGGAAAATAAAACCGATCTTATGCCGCCTGAGCAGGGTCAGTTCTTTGTCGCTCATGACGGTAATATCCTGACCATCCAGAAAGATATGACCGCCGGTCACGCTGTCTAGGCCGGCTAAAGTATGGAGCATGGTTGATTTTCCTGATCCGGAAGGACCCATAATAACGGTAAACTTGCCCTGGTCAAAGTTGACACTGACATCTTTCAGAGCGTGAACGGCTCCGCTGCCCTGACCATAATCTTTAGTCACGTGCTGGGCTGATATAGCTAACATAGCTTCTCCTCATTGCTATAACGCACACTTAGTGTGTTTCTCTTGCAGTCTCAGTGGATGTACCACAAATCTCACTCAGGAAAAAGCTGCTTTCTTCTTCCCCTGCACGATCTGAAGAACATACCAGAGCTATTATAAGGACAAAGAAAAAACGAAGCGCCGAAGAACCTCGTTTTTTTATTTTATTCACATACTTATCAAAAAAACTAAAAAACAAACGAATGGTGGCTACCTTGTTTCTGCTCGGACAGTCGCCATTTGTTTCTCAGAAAGTCACCATTTATAGGGGCTGTAAAACATCAACTTACTATAAAGCGGGCAACCTTCAAATCCTTTCTTCGGGAGGAATGTCCAATCAAAACTTCAAACGTTCCATCTTCCACAATCCGCTGTGCATCCGCATTAACGATGGTGCACTGGTTAACTTGAATAGTAAAGGTAACAGTCTG
This window contains:
- a CDS encoding ABC transporter ATP-binding protein encodes the protein MLAISAQHVTKDYGQGSGAVHALKDVSVNFDQGKFTVIMGPSGSGKSTMLHTLAGLDSVTGGHIFLDGQDITVMSDKELTLLRRHKIGFIFQSFNLLPMFDARGNILMPLTLAGAKADKKWFNTLTTTLGLTDRLDHRPHELSGGQQQRVAIARALITKPSVVFADEPTGNLDSASSAEVLGFLKKSVTELGQTIIMVTHDPVAASYADRAIMVADGRIVADIDHPQADQMSALLVAEQEKARASAAAGLSR